The sequence AGGGGGACTATTACTAATACTTTTATCGGCGGTATGAGTGGCAGACGAAAGCTGCGACGGGACATCGGCTGCGCACCGCGTGGGGGATGATGACCGCCCTCGCCTCGCTCCCGGACGCCGCGACCGCCACCGGGAGCATCCGATCGGACATCGACCCGACCGACATGTTCGCCGCCCTCACCGGCTTCGGCGGGACTGTCGCAGCCGAGTACGAGACCGGACCGATCAGTCTCGGCGGGGGACGAGGGCGCCATGATCCCGTGTCAGGGGAACCACCGATCACTGATGCAACTCCGGCCACGCGCCGGCGTCGACCCGACCTCGGACCCGCTTACACCACTCGGTCAGACCGTCCGGAACCAGCAGACGTCCCCGGAGTCGGGCGACTTCCCCAGTGCCTCCAGCTCCGCCCGGATCCGGGCCAGTGTGCCGGCCGCGTCCAACTCCCATGGTACGAACGGGTTGCCCGGGAGGGCCTCGCTGAAGTCGCCTGCACGGGCGCCCTCGGCGAGCAGGTCGCGGATCAGCCGCAGGCACAACTCCCGCTCCGCCGGGACCGAGTACTCGTCACCGAGCAGCTTCGCCGCGGCGCCCGTGATCACCGAGAACCCGAGCCAGTCCTCGCGGACGTAGTCGCTCAGGTAGGAGAACTCCTCGAGATACTCCGAGGGGGTGAACATCATTCCAGCCTCTCAGGATTGCGGAATGTGCAGACGCTTGACCGGCAGGTCAGGGACGTTGTTGAAGTCGATCGTATCGCCACCCGAGTCGGAGAAGTCCCGGAACGAGATGGTGACCTTCGGGTCGCCGGAAAGCTGCCAATTCTCAAGGTTACCCTTTGGTAGCGTCCTGGTCTCCGGCGGCCCGAGGCGGTCGTAGAGCTCCTGCTTCACCTGGTCGACCTGTTCCTGCGTGACCATGCGCACCCCCGTCGCGCTCTCCTCGCCTATCAAATTGCCGTCGGAGTCGGTGAGGATCTCGCGGACCGCCTGCGACTTCTCGGCCAGAGTCAACTGGGCGGGATCGGCGGCGGGATCCTCCGCACGGGTCTCGGCATCGGTCAGTTCCTTGTCGAGCGTCGTCTCGACGTCGGCAGTCTCGGCATCCGCGGTGGCCAGCTCCGGGACGCTCTCCGCGGCCGTCGTGAGTTCTGTGTCGAGGGTGGCGACCCCCTCCGCGGCGATGTCGGTGAGAGCGGCATCGGCCAACGCGTCCGCGCCGCCGACGATCGCGGCCGCCTCGGCCGCATCCAGGCCGGCCGCCGCACCGTCGGACATCCCGAGGGTGAACACCGTGCCGAGCACGCCCAGGGCCGTGGTCACGCCGATCGCGATGCCGGCCTCGGCCAGCTGGTTCTCGAACTCGCTGTGCGCCTTGTCGATCGCGTTGGCGTAGTCGTCGCAGGCCTTGGCCAGCACTGTGCAGGCAAGCTTCGCGGTGGAGAGCGGTGCACCACCGCCCGGGTCGCCGTCCTTCCAGACGTGCCCCCAGAACCGGCCCATGGCGTCCACCGACTCGCTGGTATTGGTGTCCGTCAGGCCCTGCACGGTGAGTTGCAACGAACCGGCGAGGTCGTCCAGCGCGCCTGCTGCCGTGCGGTAGGCGCCGGCCGCGGTCCGCAGCTGGTCCTGGTGCCCGTCGGGCCAGTGCGAGTCCAGCGGCGGTGGCCAGTCGTTGCTCCCCGGGCCGACACAGGTCGGCGGCGCCGGGTAAACGATGTCGGCGTACACGGCGGGCGGTTGGTAGGTGTCCGGCCCGAGGGCCGAGGGCAACGCGTTCGAGTGGTGGTCAGCCTTGAGGTAGTTGTTCGCCGTGCCGACCAGCGCGGTGGAGGCCTGCCCGAGCGCCCGGACGGCCGCGGACATCGTGTCGAACAGCTTCGTGGCCGCCGGGTCATAGCTCTTGGCGAATCCCGTGCCCCACTTGTCGTCGCCTGCCATCCCCGCCGAGTTCTGCAGCACGGAGTTGAGGGCCGAGCAGGCGGCGTCCAGTTTGTCCTGACCGCCCGCGAAGGCGAGGGCCGCCTGCTGGAGGTCCGCCGGAGTGATCGCGATCGGGCCGCCGCCACCGCCGTCGGTGACCGCACGGGCCGTCATACATTCCGCCAGATAGCGCGGTTGGCGCTCTGCGCGGCGCGGTAGTTCCCGTGTGCGGTACCGGTCAGCTCGTGCAACTTGCGCAGATCCGCGTGCAGTTCACGCGAGGTGCCGCGCCAGTGGGCGAACGCGGCGTAGAAGGCGTCGTGCGCCTCGCCCTGCCAGGAGCGGGCGATCCGCTCCAGTGCCTGGTCCAAGTCGGTGAGCCACTCCTCCAGACGGTCGGCGCTCGCGCCAAGTCCCGTGTGCAGCTGATCCATCGAGCCGAAATCGACCACCAGACGATCGGTCATGTGCCCTCCCCGAGCAAGCAACCTGTGTGCAACAGTACCGACGCCCGAGTGTTGCGGCAGTCCCCGATCCGTCTCGATCTCGTCCCAACTCCCGCCTGAGCGGCGCGAGAACGCGTCGTCGGCAGCACCCATCGCAAGCCCAGCGGCTGCTCGCCTCGGTCGGGCCCGCCTTCCTGGAAGGCACCGCTGGCACTGCCCTCGCCCTGCTCGGACCCGCCATCGACAGGGCGTACGGCTCCCGCGCGAACCGCGCCTACCTGCGTAGACGCGGAATCGGCTGCACGATGGCTCCCACGGAGGTCGACCGCCGAGGTGCGACAAGGCCGACTACAAGGAACGAGTCCATCGCTAGTGCCGCGTCAGGCAACCTTTGCCCGTCAAGGAGCGGCGTCCGGTGCGTGCTCTCGGCGTGCCGGCCGGAAGTCCTCGTACTGGACGTACTTGGGCTTTCGGCCGGTGCGGCGAGAGTGCGTGCCGGGCGTCGCGACGGGGCGAAGGTTGCCTGACGCGGCACTAGCTAGGACATGCTCCAGTCCACGGGCTGCGCGCCCTGCTTGATCAGCAGGTCGTTCGCGCGGCTGAAAGGCCGCGAGCCGAAGAAGCCGCGGTCGGCCGACATCGGGCTGGGGTGCGCCGACTCGATCGCCGCGGCACCTGGCCCAGCAGCGGGCGCAGGTTGCGGGCGTCGCGGCCCCAGAGGATCGCCACCAGCGGGCCGCCGCGCGCCACCAGGGCGCGGATCGCCTGCTCGGTGACCTCCTCCCAGCCCTTGCCGCGGTGCGCCGCCGGCTTGCCGGGCGCGGTGGTCAGCGCCCGGTTGAGCAGCAGCACCCCCTGCCGGGTCCACGGCGTCAGGTCACCGTTGCTGGGCGGCGGAGTGCCGAGGTCCTGGCCCATCTCCCGGTAGATGTTGACCAGACTGCCGGGAAGGTTCCGCACCTGCGGGTCGACCGACAAGCTCAGGCCGACCGCGTGCCCGGAACCCGGATCCGATCACCGCGCCCGACCTGGTGGATTCAGCTCGCCCGCTCCGACCTGATTCATGGTGGGCTGCGCCTTCCAGCGAGGACGCTTTTCCTCCTGGTCAGCGTCCCACCCTGCTACGGGCGCGGCGCAGTGTCTCCACCTCCATGGCGAACGCCATGCCCCCATCGCCGAATGTCACCTCTGGCATCGGCAACTGCAGCTTCGACGACGCGAAGGGTCAGAACTCAACAGCCCAAAGTGGGTCACGGTTCACCGCCGCCGACAACGCCCACCCCGTTACCCGGCGGGCCCAGCCCACATCGGCCGGTGAAGTGGCCCTCCGCAGTTGCCGCGACGTCGGCAGCGCGACGCCTCCCGTGTGCGCGAGGGCCGCTCGACGACATCACAGCCGACACGCAGACGGCTGCGGCCTCGAATGCCTGATCGGAAGTGGGATCTTGAGCGACGAGGGGGCCTGCGTATCCCTTCGCCGACACCTTCGCCGACACCAGCTGGGCAAGCCTGTCGGCGGGGGCGGTCCTTGCCGCGTCGCCCTGGGTGCCGGACGTGTTCGGCCCGCTCGTACGAGCGCCGGGGAGATGGACCGTGCGGCGGAGCACCCGGGCAGGTGCCCCGCCGCACGGCCGAGCCTCAGATCCTGCGGAGGTAGATCTGCGGGTTGCTGCTGTTGGTCCACCCGGGAACGAGATCGGAGGCCCAGGAGTAGAAGACCACGTACTTCCCGGACGCGGTCAGACCGCCCGCGTATCCGCCGCCCCCGCTCTCGTTGGGCGCAGTCGTCACCACGCGCGTGTTCTTGCACAGCAGGTCACGCACGAAGACGTGGTAGCCGGAGGCCAGGGGCTGTGACACCAGGTTCGTGGACAGTGACTGGAAGGAGACGTACCGCCCGTCGGCCGACAGCGAGGCAGCGCGGCTCCCGCTCCAGCCGTTGCCGGATTGGCCGTCCAGACCGATGGATGCCTTGACCGTGGTGCCGGTGCGCAGGTTGCGCACGAAGATGTCTCCCGTGGGGTTGGCCGGCCCGTCCGAGGTCAGCCCGTTCGCGCCCGACATGAACGCCACCGTGCTCCCGTCCCGCGAGATGACGGGGTCGGTGCTGGAACTGCCGGTTCCCTGGGCTCCGGTGCTGCTGACCGACACCCGGGTGACGGTGCCCGTCCTCAGGTCCCGGACGAACACGTCGTAGTTGTTGTTGGTGTCGCCGGGGACCAGGTTGCTCGCGAGTGACGAGAACGCCACGACCCTTCCGTCGCCCGAGATCGCCTGACCCTGGCTGAAGTCCTGTGCCGGCTGTCCCGCCTGGTTCGCGGAGACCAGGACGGTGGTGCCGCGCCGCAGGTCACGCGCGTACACCAGAGCGCTCGACGCGCTTCCCACCCCGGGAACCAGGTTGGTGGAGCTGGAGGTGAACACCACCGTCTTGCCGTCGTCGGACACCGCTGCCGGACTGTGGTAGCCCGGCAGCACGCCGTTGTTCGCCTGACTGCCGTCCGCGGCGAGGGACACCCGGGTGGTCACACCCGTCGCCACGTCGTACTCGAAGACGTCGGACGAGCCGTTGGTGTCGCCGGGGACCAGGTTCGTCGCGTAGGAGTAGAACACGATGGTGCGGCCGTTGGGCGTGATCACCGGAGTGTCGCTGCTGAAGTCGCCAGGTGTGCCACTCGCAGAGGCGGACACCAGCTTGGTGGTGCCCGCGACGACGTCCCGTATGTAGATCTGAGCCGGGGGAGGCGGGGCGTCCTCGTCGCCGGGCGGAGGCGTGGGTATCCCCGCGACCAGGTCTGTGGAGCTCGACTGGAAGACCACCAGACGGCCGTCCGCGGAGACGCTGGGCATAGTGCTGTAGCCGTTCCCCGCCACGCCGCTCTGCGACGCGGAGATCGGGATCACAAGGCTGGCGGGTGGGGCCGGGGAGGCGGGGGCGGCCACAGCGGGGCTCACAGCGAGGAGCAGCGCGGCGGATGCCGCACCCAGGACGGCGGGACCCCTGACGGGCAGTCGGCGGCGTGCTGCGGTAGGACGTGGCATATGTGCTCCGATCGGTAAGGAGGAGGCGCGGCCCGTCCGGTGACCTCGTAGTGGCGGTCCCGGAGAGTTGCGCTGCAAACGGAGAGACAGGGAAGGCGCAGACGCAGGTCACGCGTGCACGGATCGGAACCCGATAGCCGCAGCCGGACCGAGTTGTCGATGGACATCCGTATCCGTTCTGATGTCTCCCCAGAGCTGATTGTTAGCGCAAACAATTACTATGTCAACCAGCCCTGGATCTGGAACGGATGCCCTTCCGGGGCTCAATTTCGCGCATCAATCTGGCTGATATGAACGGGGTCTGACGTGTACTCACATGGTTGGTGATCTCTCGGTCCTGGAGGCGAAAGGACCGTACGGGTGCGACATTTCTTGCTCGCTCCGCGGGCAGGCCGGAAGTCGGTGATGGGATTGTCGGCTCCCCCGCGTCGCACCTTGCCGCGGTGGGGAGCCCTACCGTTCGGAGGTTCGTCGAAGCGCCCGACATGCAGTCGGGGGAGGAGCGGTTCTCCGCGAAAGGGGCCATCGTTTGCGCTAGCAGGCGATCCGTCGAGCCCTCGCGGCGCGCGGATGCGGCGCTCCGCCCGACATCATCGCCGAGTTGACCGAAGGTCTTGACGACAGTCCTGTGAGCGCTCAGAAGCGATTCCCAAACCGAAGGTAGGGTCACGGAGTCAATCAAGGAACCCGCCGAAGTTAAACG is a genomic window of Kitasatospora azatica KCTC 9699 containing:
- a CDS encoding WXG100 family type VII secretion target, whose amino-acid sequence is MTARAVTDGGGGGPIAITPADLQQAALAFAGGQDKLDAACSALNSVLQNSAGMAGDDKWGTGFAKSYDPAATKLFDTMSAAVRALGQASTALVGTANNYLKADHHSNALPSALGPDTYQPPAVYADIVYPAPPTCVGPGSNDWPPPLDSHWPDGHQDQLRTAAGAYRTAAGALDDLAGSLQLTVQGLTDTNTSESVDAMGRFWGHVWKDGDPGGGAPLSTAKLACTVLAKACDDYANAIDKAHSEFENQLAEAGIAIGVTTALGVLGTVFTLGMSDGAAAGLDAAEAAAIVGGADALADAALTDIAAEGVATLDTELTTAAESVPELATADAETADVETTLDKELTDAETRAEDPAADPAQLTLAEKSQAVREILTDSDGNLIGEESATGVRMVTQEQVDQVKQELYDRLGPPETRTLPKGNLENWQLSGDPKVTISFRDFSDSGGDTIDFNNVPDLPVKRLHIPQS
- a CDS encoding TolB family protein; the encoded protein is MPSVSADGRLVVFQSSSTDLVAGIPTPPPGDEDAPPPPAQIYIRDVVAGTTKLVSASASGTPGDFSSDTPVITPNGRTIVFYSYATNLVPGDTNGSSDVFEYDVATGVTTRVSLAADGSQANNGVLPGYHSPAAVSDDGKTVVFTSSSTNLVPGVGSASSALVYARDLRRGTTVLVSANQAGQPAQDFSQGQAISGDGRVVAFSSLASNLVPGDTNNNYDVFVRDLRTGTVTRVSVSSTGAQGTGSSSTDPVISRDGSTVAFMSGANGLTSDGPANPTGDIFVRNLRTGTTVKASIGLDGQSGNGWSGSRAASLSADGRYVSFQSLSTNLVSQPLASGYHVFVRDLLCKNTRVVTTAPNESGGGGYAGGLTASGKYVVFYSWASDLVPGWTNSSNPQIYLRRI
- a CDS encoding WXG100 family type VII secretion target; its protein translation is MTDRLVVDFGSMDQLHTGLGASADRLEEWLTDLDQALERIARSWQGEAHDAFYAAFAHWRGTSRELHADLRKLHELTGTAHGNYRAAQSANRAIWRNV